In the genome of Acaryochloris thomasi RCC1774, the window CTCAACGCGATCTCTAGCCCAATCCCTTGGCATCTCGCGGACCACTGTCACCCTCTGTTATGAACAGCTTCTAAGCGAAGGATACCTGGAAGCTGTGGTGGGTTCTGGGACCTACGTCTGTGCCCAGATTCCTGACGATTTGCTGCAGTCGGAGGCTGCCGTTGCAGCAGACTCACATCCAGCTCTGCCGCTCCAGCTCTCGCAATATGGCGCAGTGCTGGAGGAGACAGATCTGTCGCGCCCACCCGAGCCAGAAGTTCCCTTCAGCTTTCGCTATGGTAGGCCTGCGCTTGATCAGTTTCCACGAAAGCTGTGGCGGAAGTTACTGTCTCAGCGCTGTACAGCAGCAGATTGGTTGGATTATACGATTGATCCACTGGGCTACTATCCGCTGCGTGAGCAGATTGCCCAGTACCTCGCCCGAGCGCGAGCGGTGCAGTGCATACCAGAGCAAATCGTGATCACAAATGGCTCCCAGCAGGCGCTGGATTTGATTCTACGGTTGTTGATCGATCCGGGGGATGCGATCGCAATGGAAGATCCAGGCTACCCAAGTGCCCGCCAGTTATTCTTGACTCAGGGCGCAACGATTATCCCTGTTACTGTTGATGAAGCTGGACTGCGGGTTTGTGACCTGCCCCAGGGGCTTGCAATCAAGCTGGTGCATGTGACGCCCTCCCATCAGTTTCCGACTGGGGCAATTCTATCGCTGCCGCGTCGATTGGAGCTGTTGGCCTGGGTGCAGCAGCGGGGAGCGCTGATCATTGAAGATGATTACGACAGTGAATATCGCTACGGCGAGCGTCCGATTCCGGCCCTTCAGGGCCTCGATCATAGCGGGTCCGTTTTATACATCGGTACCTTTTCTAAGGTGCTGTTTCCGTCGCTTCGGATCGGTTACTTAGTGTTGCCCCAGCGTTTGGTGGCCTTGTTTGGAAAGGCCAAGTGGCTTTGCGATCGCCAGCTCCCTCTCTTAGAACAACAAGTTCTCACAGATTTTATACAAGGTGGCCATCTAGAGCAGCATATTCGGCGGATGCGATCGCTCTACGATCAGCGACGACAGACGATTGTTTCTGCACTTAACCACCACTTCGGCAAGCGGGTTTTGATCATGGGGGAGCAAGCCGGTATTCATGTGATGATCAAACTTCAGACCTCGCTTTCTGACCAAGCTGTGGTCGAGCGGGGAGCGCAAGTGGGCGTAGGCCTAATGTCAGCTCAGAGCCACTACCTCAACCCACACCACACTGGAGAATTTATTTTTGGTTATGCAGAACTGTCCGCAGAGGATATTAAGGTGGGCATTCGCCGATTGGCTCAGGTTTTGACTTTGAGAGGAAATGATTTACCGTCTGGGTAGTCCTAAATGGGTAAGGATATTCTATCGATAAGGG includes:
- the pdxR gene encoding MocR-like pyridoxine biosynthesis transcription factor PdxR, with protein sequence MYSDLAIHLDGDQPLQQQLYRELRRAILGGRLLPKQKIPSTRSLAQSLGISRTTVTLCYEQLLSEGYLEAVVGSGTYVCAQIPDDLLQSEAAVAADSHPALPLQLSQYGAVLEETDLSRPPEPEVPFSFRYGRPALDQFPRKLWRKLLSQRCTAADWLDYTIDPLGYYPLREQIAQYLARARAVQCIPEQIVITNGSQQALDLILRLLIDPGDAIAMEDPGYPSARQLFLTQGATIIPVTVDEAGLRVCDLPQGLAIKLVHVTPSHQFPTGAILSLPRRLELLAWVQQRGALIIEDDYDSEYRYGERPIPALQGLDHSGSVLYIGTFSKVLFPSLRIGYLVLPQRLVALFGKAKWLCDRQLPLLEQQVLTDFIQGGHLEQHIRRMRSLYDQRRQTIVSALNHHFGKRVLIMGEQAGIHVMIKLQTSLSDQAVVERGAQVGVGLMSAQSHYLNPHHTGEFIFGYAELSAEDIKVGIRRLAQVLTLRGNDLPSG